Within the Streptomyces vilmorinianum genome, the region CGACGTCGAGGACGCGGGCGTTGCTGACGATGACCTTGGACTGGGCCGGCCGGCCGTTCTTCTCGCCGGCGAAGGTGGCGTAGATGTTGACCGTCGCGCCGGGGGTGATCTTGCCGGCGACCCCGGTGGCGGCGTCGATCATGATGGCGATCTCCTGCTGGCCCGGCTGGAGCGCCGGGCGTTTGACGATCATGTCGGTCTGCAGCAGGGATCCGGCCCGGAGCGTGGTGACGGCGATCTTTCCCTCGACCTGCGCGAGGTCGGTGACGGCGTTGGCCGAGAGCCAGCGCTCGGGCATCGAGATCTTCTGGAACTGTCCGGCGCTCAGCGGGGTGTAGGGCGCCACGTCGCTCCTGATCCGGTACGCCGTCACCTCGGGTCCGACCTTGGAGTTCACGTCGCCGATCACCGAGAGGACACCGGCGAAGGCGCCCAGGGCACACAGGACCGACAGCAGAAGAAGAAGGACGCCACGACGCTGGCGGGAGTTCATTGCCGTACAACCTCGATCGGAGACGTGTGACTCGGTGGACAGGGGACGCTTGACGAAGGAGAGGGCCGGGGTCCGGACCGCCCCGGGCTACGGGACACGGGCCGCGGAGGCGTGGTTCCCGGCCGTGAGCGCCCGGGGTTCCGTCGCGGCGGCGGTCGGCAGCGGGGCGGAGCAGAAGCCGCAGCGGTCGCCGATGAACTCCATCCGGCACCAGTGGCAGGTCTCGCGCCGTACGGAGGAGACCAGTTGGTACAGGACGGCGATGTCCGGCAGGTAGGCGGCGAACTCCACCAGCCGGCCCGTCCCCCACCAGCGCGGCGACTCGGCGGGCAGCGGCGCCTCCTGCACGGCCTGGACCTGCCAGCGCGGGGCGAGGGTGGCGGTGGGCCACTCGGTCTGCAGCTGTCCTCGGGCCAGGACGAGCTGGGTGGCGAACTCGGGTCCGGCCGGCGGTTCGGCGCCCGGCGCGATCCTGACGAGCTGCGGGACGGGCCCGGCGAGCACGGCGAACTGGGCCCCGGGCATCCAGCCCTTGAGGTGGGACTTCAGGCTGACCGGTACGCGGTCGAGCTTGGCCACCGAGCCGAGGACGGCCCCGGCGTAGATGTAGTGGGCGAGCAGCCGCGCGGCCGAGGCGACGACACCGGGGCTGAAGTCGCAGACGGACAACTGCCGTAGCTGCCGGGCCAGTACGGCGGTCCCGAGGGGCGGCAGATCGGTCTTGACCAGGGCGATCCGGTCGCTCTCCAGGAGGGACCGTACGGCGTACAGGCGCCGCTCCGTCGCGGTCGGCACGGAGGACGGGCAGACCACGATCACGTAGCCGTACCGGTCGAGGAGGAGCTGCAGGTCGGCGACGGCGGAGGCCAGCGGCTGGGTCTCGGGCGCGGGCAGGACGGCGGCCGTGGGCGTCTGCTGGTCGGTCGGTGGCAGCACCAGGTCGGCACTGGTGACCGCGATCGCTGTCGGCACGTCGGGCTCCCCGTCCCCATGTCCCCATGACTCACTGCGTTCACTGCGTTACTGCACAGCGCGGTGCCTCTGCACTTTATCCACGACCCGTGGGCTGGTGAACACACAATCCGCCAAGCGCCAGGAGATTTCTGGGCCCGCTTGGGCCTTGCCGTGGGCCTTGACATAGGCCCCGCCGTGGGTCCTGCCGTGGGTCTGACGGTGGGCCCGGACCTGGGCCCCAGGGCCCACGCGTCAACTCGCCTTCCCTCCACAGGTCTTGACAACTCAATTGGTCTGGACCAGATTGCAGCCCCAGCGGTGGCCACCGTTCCCGACCCCTCCAGACCCCCGACTCCCCCACCGGAGGCAGCAAGTGGACCGCACCACCACACGCGCGCGCAGATGGATCGGCGGCGCCCTGGCACTGGCCGTCGGCTCCGGCCTCGTCCTCGTCGGCGGCGCCGGCACCGCCCAGGCCGCGGACGTCAACGTGGCCAAGAACGCGGGCTTCGAGTCCGGCACCGCCAACTGGACCTGTTCCGCCGGCAGCGGCACCGCCGTCTCCTCGCCCGTACGCACAGGGGCCGGCGCCCTCAAGGCCACGCCGGCCGGCCAGGACAACGCCAGGTGCACCCAGGTCGTCACCGTCAAGCCCAACTCGACGTACACGCTGAGCGCGTGGGTGCAGGGCGGGTACGCGTACCTCGGCGCGAGCGGCACCGGCACCACGGACGTCTCCACCTGGACCCCGGACAGCTCCTCCTGGAAGCAGCTGACCACCAGCTTCACCACCGGCGCGAACACCACGTCGGTGACCGTCTACACCCACGGCTGGTACGGCCAGGCCCCGATATACGTCGACGACGTCTCCGTCTTCGGCCCCGACGGGGGCGGCGGCACCGACCCCGACCCGGTCGTCCCGGCGACTCCCGCGGGCCTCGCCGCGGGCACGGTCACCTCGTCCTCCGTCGCGCTGAGCTGGAACGCGGTCTCGGGCGCCACCGGCTACAAGGTCTACCGCAACGGCACGCTCGCGCAGTCGGTCTCCGGCACCTCGGCGACCGTGACGGGGCTCGCCGCCGGCACCACGTACCAGTTCCAGGTCTCCGCGACGAACACGGCGGGCGAGTCCGCCAAGTCCGCCACCGTCTCCGCGACGACGAGCGAGGTCACCGACCCCGGCCCCGGCCCGGCCGTCCCCAAGCACGCCCTGACCGGCTACTGGCAGAACTTCGACAACGGCGCGACCGTCCAGAAGCTCCGGGACGTCCAGGCGCAGTACGACATCATCGCCGTCTCCTTCGCCGACTCCACCGCCACTCCCGGCCAGATCGTCTTCAACCTCGACCCGGCCGTCGGATACGCCTCGGTCGCCGACTTCAAGGCCGACATCGCGGCCAAGAAGGCGGCGGGCAAGTCCGTGATCATCTCGGTCGGCGGCGAGAAGGGGAACGTCACGATCAACAGTGACGCCTCCGCGACCGCCTTCGCGAACAGCGCGTACGCCCTGATGCAGGAGTACGGCTTCAACGGCGTCGACATCGACCTGGAGCACGGCATCAACTCCACGTACCTGACCAAGGCGCTGCGCCAGCTGTCGGCCAAGGCGGGCTCGTCGATGGTGCTGACGATGGCCCCGCAGACCATCGACATGCAGAACACCGGCACCGAGTACTTCAAGACCGCGCTCGCCGTGAAGGACATCCTCACGGTGGTCAACATGCAGTACTACAACAGCGGTTCGATGCTCGGCTGCGACGGCAAGGTGTACAGCCAGGGCTCGGTGGACTTCCTCACCGCGCTCGCCTGCATCCAGCTCCAGGGCGGCCTCGACGCCTCCCAGGTCGGGCTCGGCGTGCCCGCCTCGACCCGGGGCGCGGGCAGCGGCTACGTCGACCCGTCGATCGTGAGGAACGCGCTGGACTGCCTGGCGCGCGGCACCAACTGCGGTTCCTTCAAGCCCTCGCAGACCTGGCCGGGCCTGCGCGGTGCGATGACCTGGTCGACCAACTGGGACGCGACGGCCGGGAACGCCTGGTCCAACGCGGTCGGACCGCACGTCCACAACCTCCCGTAACCGTTCCGGGGAGATCCGAGAAGCAGCGCCGCCGCTCCCCCGGCGGCGCTGCCGCCGTTCTCACCGGGGCATGCACCGTTCCAGTACGTGCTCCAGCTGCTCGATCCACTCGCGCACGCGCGCGGCCCGGCCGTTGACGTCACACGCGTAGACGCTGCCGTCGTAGAGCGTGATGCGGACGTGCAGCCGGCGGCCCAGGCGGCCGGCCTCGTACGCCACCGAGCCGATCTCGCTCCAGTCGAAGTCGGCCTCCTCGCCGAAGAGCTCGAAGGTGATCCCCTCGGCGCCGACGACGACGCCGCACTCCCCGTCGGCGGCGATGAGCGCGGGGACGGGCGGCGGAGGCTCGACGGGCATCGGCGGGAGCGGCGCGTCGTGTACGGGGGCGGGCACCGCGTCCCGTACATCCGCCGGCACCCGCGGAGCCGCGATCAGGGTCGGGGTGCGGGCGGGAGCCGGGGCGTCCGGAGCCGGGGCGTCCGGGGCCGGGGCGTCCGCCGGCTCAGCCGCCTCCGACGCCAGCGCGTCCAGGATCCGGCCCGGTGTCGGCCGGTCCTCGGGGTTCTTCGCCAGGCAGGCGGCCACCAGCTCGCGCAGCGGCCCCGCCGGGACCGACGACAGGTCCGGGTCCTCGTGGACGGTGCGGTACATCAGGCCCATCGGGGTCCCGCCCCCGAAGGGCCGTCCGCCCGCCGCCGCGACGAGGACGGCGCCGAGTGCGAAGACGTCGGCGGCCCCGGTCACCTCCTCGCCGAGCGCCTGCTCGGGGGCCAGGTAGCCGGGGGTCCCGAAGGCCGCCCCGGTGGCCGTGAGCCGGGTGGACTCCAGGGCGCGGGCGATGCCGAAGTCGAGGACCCGGGGGCCGTCGGCCGCCATGACGATGTTGCCGGGCTTGAGGTCGCGGTGGACGAGTCCGCACGCGTGGATGGCCTCCAGAGCCTCGGCGAGCGCGGCGCCGAGTCCGCGCAGCCGCCGCTCGGGGAGGGGCCCCTCGGTGGCGACGAGGCCGGCGAGGGTGGGACCGGGGATGTACGCGGTGGCGAGCCAGGGCGCGTCGGCCTCGGGGTCGGCGTCCACGACCTGGGCGGTGTGGAAGCCGCCGACCGTGCGGGCGGCCTCGACCTCGGCGCGGAAGCGGGCCCGGAAGGCCGGGTCGGCGGCGAGTTCCGGCCGGGCCACCTTGACCGCGACCGCCCGTCCGCCGCGCGAGCGCGCCAAATACACGGTGCCCATGCCGCCTTCGCCTAGCTTGTGCTCGATCTCGTACGTACCGATCAGCGTCCCCACGCGGGACAGTATGGCCGAACTCGACATCTTGACCGGTGCATGCCACGGCTCGACGATGTGCCCGGACACCCGCACCAGTTTGTCGCACACCCCCACACTCCCCACCCAGGAGACAGCATGCGACTTCGTATTCGCGGAAGAAGGTCCGCCGCCCTCGCGGTTCTTCTCGCGCTCGCCGTGGCGACGCCGTTCGCCGTCGACGCGACACCCGCCGGGGCCGACCCGGCGCCGGCCGCCGCCGCCGAGGAGGTGATCCGGCAGTACGAGGTCGCCGGGCCTTCCACCGTGGCCGCCCGTACCGCACTCGCCGCCACCGGAGTCTCGCTGGACGAGGTCGACGCCCGGTCGGTCGTGGTGAGCGCCAACGCCGAGCAGCTGAGGAAGGTCAAGGCCCTCGGCTACAAGGTCACCGCTCTGCCGGCCCCGCCCGACCGCTCGGGGGCGGGCACCACGGTCGGCCCGCTCGACTTCCCCTCCGCCGACTCGCGCTACCACAACTTCGCCGAGATGAACGCGGAGATCGACCAGCGCCTCGCCCAGTACCCGGGCATCATGAACAAGCGCGTCATCGGCAAGACGTACCAGGGCCGGGACATCGTCGCCATCAAGATCAGCGACAACGTGGGCACGGACGAGGCCGAGCCCGAGGTCCTGTTCACCCACCACCAGCACGCCCGCGAGCACCTCACCGTCGAGATGGCGCTGTACCTGCTGCGCGAGCTCGGCGCGGGTTACGGGTCGGACTCCCGGGTCACGAACCTCGTCAACAGCCGCGAGATCTGGATCGTGCCGGACCTCAACCCGGACGGCGGCGAGTACGACATCGCCTCCGGCTCCTACCGCAGCTGGCGCAAGAACCGGCAGCCCAATTCCGGCTCCTCGTACATCGGTACGGACATGAACCGGAACTGGGACTACAAGTGGGGCTGCTGCGGCGGCTCCTCGGGCTCCTTCAGCTCCTCGACGTACCGGGGCGCCGCCCCCGAGTCCGCCCCCGAGGTGAAGGTCGTCGCCGACTTCGTCCGCTCGCGCGTGGTGGGCGGCAAGCAGCAGATCAAGGCCGCGATCGACTTCCACACGTACAGCGAGCTGGTGCTCTGGCCCTTCGGCTACACCACGGCCAACACCACGACCGGGATGACCCAGGACGACCGGGACGCGTTCGCCACGGTGGGGCAGAAGATGGCCGCCAGCAACGGCTACACCCCGGAGCAGTCGAGCGACCTCTACATCACGGACGGGTCGATCGACGACTACCTGTGGGGTGCGCACAAGATCTTCGGGTACACCTTCGAGATGTATCCGACCTCGTCCTGGAACGGCGGCTTCTACCCGCCCGACGAGGTGATCGAGCGCGAGACGAGCCGCAACAGGGACGCCGTGCTCCAGCTCCTGGAGAACGCCGACTGCATGTACCGCTCGATCGGCAAGGGGTCGCAGTACTGCACCGCCTGACGCCGACGGGGCGCCCTGGGGTTCCCGGGGCGCCCTCCGTCGTACCGGGCGGCCTCAGCCGAGAACGGCCAGGGCGTCGATCTCGATGAGGAGACCCTTGGGGAGGCCGACGTAGACCGTCGTACGGGCCGCGGCGGGGGCCTTGAGGCCCTGCTCCTCGAAGTACGCGTCGTAGATCTCGTTCATCTCGGCGAAGTGGTCGACGTCGGTGAGGTACACGCGCATCATCATCACGTCGTCCCAGCTCGCACCGCCCTCCTCCAGGATCGCCTTGACGTTGGCGAAGGTCTGGAGGGTCTGCTCGCGCAGGGTCGGACCGGCCGGCGTCGGGGGCCGGTCCTCGACGGCGGGCAGGAAGCCGACCTGGCCGGCGACCTGCAGGATGTCGCCCTTCCTGACGCCGTGCGAGAACTTCGCGGGCGGGGTGGTGTGCGTGGCGGGGGTGAGCGCGATCTTCTCTGTCATGCCTGGTCCTTGCCTGAGTAGTCACGGCTGATGGCGTCGGCGGTACGGCGCACCAGCGGGAGCAGGGTGAGGAGTTCCTCCGCGGTCACGATCACGTTCGGTGCGGAGACCGACATGGCGGCGACGACGCGGCCGTCCGGGCCGTGGACGGGCGCCGCGACGCAGTTGATGGACTCCTCGTGGCCACCGAGGTCGGTGGCCCAGCCCTGTTCGCGTACGGTCGCCAGTTCCTTGAGGAAGGCGGCGGCGTTCGGGGTCGAACGGGGCGTGTACATGGGGTAGTCGAGCCTGGCGGCGAGGGCGCGCAGCTCGGGCTCGGGGAGGTCGGCGAGCAGCAGCTTGGCGACGGCGGCGACGGTGATCGCGACCGGCTTGCCGATGCGCGAGTACATCCGGACCGGGTAGCGGCTCTCGACCTTGTCGATGTAGAGGACCTCGTTCTCCTCGTGGACCGCGAGGTGGACGGTGTGCCCGGTCTGCTCGTTGAGCGCGGCGAGGTGGGGGTGGGCGATCTCGCGGATGTCGAGGTTCTCGACGGCCTCCTGGGCGAGGGCGAAGAGGCGGGCGCCGAGGCGGTAGCGCTGGTCCTGCTGGCGGAAGACGAGCCCGTGCTCGTGCAGCGTGCGCAGCAGGCGCAGGGCGGTGGACTTGTGCACCCCGAGCCGGTCGGCGACCTGCCCGAGGTCGGCGGGGCCCTGGGCGAGCAGCGGCAGGATGCTGAGCGCGCGGTCGACGGTCTGGCTCATGACGTACGTACCTCCTGGTCCTGCCCCGTCCGCGTCCAGCCGGGGCCGAGGTGAAGTCTCCCCCAGCCCTCGTCGTCCAGGGCGACGAGCCGGTCGGCGTGTACGGGGGTGGGCGGCGGGGTCGCGAGGTCGCCGGGGACGGTGAGCGCGGCGGCGGCCATGAGGTGCCCGTGCCGGACGCGCGCGGTGACGTCGAGCCCGCGAAGGGTGCCGGACAGAAACCCGGCGGCGAACGCGTCCCCGGCGCCGACGGGGGCGACGACGTCGACGCGGGGGGCGGGGACGTCGGTGACGGTGTCATATCCGGCCCCGCTGGGGGTCCCCCCACGCCGCAGGGCGTAGGGGGAGATTGAGGTGCGGGGGTCTGGGGGCGGAGCCCCCGGTTCGGGAAGGGGCCGGGCGGGGAAGGAGCCGGCGCGGCGCTCGAAGACGACCGCACCCCGCGCCCCCCGCTTCACCACCACGACCGGCGGCTCCGGCAGGGCCTCGCGCACCGCCTCCGGCCCCGCCACCCCCCACGCCTCCTCCGCCTCGTCCTCCCCCACGAACACCAGGTCCGCCCCCCGCGCGAGCTCCAGAAGCACGCGCGCCCCCTCCGCCCCGCCCTCGCGCCACAACCCGGCCCGGAAGTTGACGTCGAAGGAGACCAGCGGCCGACGGCGGTCCGGGCGCGACGCGGTCAACTCCCGCATCAGGGCAAGGCAGTCGTCCGACAGCGCCGCCGTGATCCCGGACAGGTGCAGGATCCGCCCTTCCGCGACCGACTCGTACGGCACGGTCGCGGGCGACATCGCCGAGGCGGCCGAGCCCGCCCGGAAGTACACGACCTCGTGCTCCTCGGCCGCCCGGTCCGTCGCGGTACGGAAGTAGACCCCGGTCGGCCGCCCCGCGTCCCGCGCGACCGCCGACACATCGACCCCGTACGCCCCGATCGCCTCGACCAGGTGGTCGCCGAAGCCGTCCGCCCCCACCCTCCCGACCCACTTCACGCGGTGCCCGGCCGCGGCCAGCGCGCAGGCCACGTTGGACTCGGCGCCGCCGATGGCGCGGGTGAAGGAGGGGACGTCGGCGAGGCGGCCGGGCCGGCTGGGCAGAAAGGTGACCATGGACTCGCCGAGGCAGACGACGTCGACGGGTGACGCGTCCACGGGCGGGTTTCCGGTCACTCTCGGGCTCCTCGTGGATCTGTGGATCTGTGGATCATGCGGGTCCGTTGACCCCGCGCTCGCCCGGATGTTAGACAGCAGTCAGCGGCATACGCAATGACTGTTGCACATCTTGCAACACCTCATAATGCACTGCACGAGTACCGCACCGCACGCACCGCACCAGGAGGTCCCCATGCCCGCCGCCGCCCACAAGGCCACCGCGCAGCTGGCCGACGAGCGCGTCGACCACCGCTTCAAGGCCCTGCCCCCGGACGCCGAGGGCCTGACGGTCGGCGAGCTGGCCGCCCAGCGCCGCAACCTCTTCACGGGCGGCTTCACCACCCCCGTCCTCGCCCTCTCCGCCGAGTCCGTCGAGCACAACCTCCGCCTCCTGGAGACCTACGCCGAGCGCCACGGCCTCGCCTTCGCCCCGCACGGCAAGACCTGCATGGCCCCGCAGCTCTTCGACCGCCAGCTGGAGTACGGCGCCTGGGGCATCACCGCCGCCGTCCCCCACCAGGCCCGCGTCTACCGCGCCCACGGCATCGCGCGGATCTTCCTCGCCAACGAGCTCGTCGACGCGACGGCCCTGCGCTGGCTGGCCTCCGAGCTCGACACCGACCCGGACTTCCGCTTCGTCTGCTACGTCGACTCCGTGCGCGGGGTCGAGCTGATGGACGCGGCCCTCACCGAGGCCGGGGCCCGCCGCCCCGTGGACGTCGTCGTCGAGCTCGGCGCCGGCGAGGGAGCCCGTACCGGAGCCCGTACCGAGGCCGACTGCACCGCCGTCGCCGACGCCGTCGCGGCGACCACGACCCTGCGCCTGGTCGGCGTCGCCGGCTACGAGGCCCCGGTCCCGCGGGCCGACCCCGAGCGCGTCCGCGCCTGGGTGCACCGGCTGGTCTCCCTCGCCGCCGACTTCGACAAGGCGGGCCGCTTCTCCCCCGGGATCGAGGAGATCATCGTCAGCGCGGGCGGCAGCGAATGGTTCGACGTGGTCGCGGACGTCTTCGCCGAGATCCCCGAACTCTCCCTCCCCGTCCTGAAGTTGCTGCGCTCCGGCGCCTACGTCTCGCACGACGACGGCCAGTACCGGAACCTCACGCCCTTCAACCGGGTCCCCGAGGAGGGCGCGCTCCACCCCGCGTTCCGGCTCTGGGCACAGGTCGTCTCGCGCCCCGCCCCCGAGCAGGCCTTCACCAACGCGGGCAAGCGCGACGCCGCGTACGACCTCCACCTCCCCGAGGCACAGGTGGTCCGCTCGGCACGTGACGGCCAGGTCCGGCCGGCCACCGGCATCACCGTCACGGCTCTGTCCGACCAGCACGGCTGGCTGGAGACGACGCCCGAGGCCGAGATCGAGGTCGGCGACTGGCTGGGCATGGGCCTGTCCCACCCCTGCACCAGCTTCGACAAGTGGCAGCTGATCCCGCTGGTCGAGGCGGACGGCACGGTCGTCGACTACATCCGTACGTTCTTCTAGGAGGAACGGGGCCATGGATCTCGTCTTCCGTGACGCGGAGGTCGTCGACGGCTCCGGCGGGGACTCGTACCGCGCCGACGTGGCCGTCGACGGCGGACGGATCGCCGCCATCGTGAAGGAGGGCGCGGCGGCGGGCTGTCAGCGACCCACCGCCCGGCGCACGGTCGACGCCGAGGGCCTGGTCCTCTCCCCCGGTTTCATCGACATGCACGCCCACAGCGACCTCGCGCTGCTCCGCGACCCGGACCACAGCGCGAAGGCCGCGCAGGGCGTGACCCTCGAAGTCCTCGGCCAGGACGGCCTGTCGTACGCGCCGGTCGACGACCGCACGCTCGCGGAGGTCCGCCGGGCGATCACCGGCTGGAACGGCGACGGATCCGACGTGGACGTCGACTGGCGCACGGTCGGCGAGTACCTGGACCGTCTCGACCGCGGCGTCGCCGTCAACGCGGCCTACCTCATCCCCCAGGGGACGGTCCGGATGTACGCGGTCGGCTGGGACGACCGCCCGGCGACGCGGACCGAGCTCGACCGGATGCGGCAGCTCGTCGCCGAGGGCATGGAACAGGGCGCGGTCGGCATGTCCTCCGGCCTCACCTACACGCCCGGCATGTACGCCCCGGACACCGAACTCACCGAGCTGTGCCGGGTCGTGGCGCGGTACGGCGGCTACTACTGCCCGCACCACCGCTCGTACGGCGCCGGTGCGCTCCAGGCGTACGAGGAGATGGTCGCCCTCACCCGGGAGGCCGGCTGCGCGCTCCATCTGGCCCACGCGACGATGAACTTCGACGTGAACGAGGGGAAGGCGCCCGATCTCCTGGCCCTCCTGGACGAGGCCCTGGAGGGTGGCTCGGACATCTCCCTCGACACGTACCCGTACACCGCCGGCTGTACGACGCTGGTGGCGCTGCTGCCGAGCTGGGCGAGCGAGGGCGGGCCGGAGGCGATCCTGTCCCGGCTCGCGGACGACGCGACGGCGGAGCGCGTCCGCCACCATCTGGAGGTCGTCGGCTCGGACGGCTGCCACGGGGTGCCGGTCGCGTGGGACACGATCGAGGTCTCCGGGGTGTCCGACCCGGGGCTCGCGGACGCCGTGGGCCGCCGCCTGGACGGCTGGGCCACCGCGCGCCGCCTGCTGCTCGCCGACCGGCTCGGCTCGACGATCCTCCAGCACGTCGGCCACGAGGACAACGTCCGCGCGATCATGCGCCACCGCGTCCACACGGGCGGCTCGGACGGCATCCTCCAGGGCCTCAAGCCGCACCCGCGCGCGTACGGCACGTTCCCGCGGTACCTGGGGACGTACGTACGCGAGGAGGGCGTCCTCTCCCTGGAGGAGTGCGTGGCCCACCTCACCTCCCGCCCGGCCGCCCGCCTCCGCCTCCCCGACCGCGGCCTGATCCGCGAGGGCTACCGCGCCGACCTGGTCCTCTTCGACCCGACGACGGTGGCGGCCGGCTCGACCTACGCCGCCCCACGCACGCCCCCGGTGGGCATCCCCCACGTCCTGATCGACGGCCGGTTCGTGATCGAGGACGGCAAGAGGACGGCGACCCTGGCGGGAAGGTCGGTCCGGCGGGCCTAGCGCGTCCCCCGCCCGTTGTGGGCAATCGTCCCGCTGGGGTCCCCCAGGACGAAGTCCTAGGGGGAGGGACGGGTGGGCACACGGGACGGCGCCCTTACGGGCGCGTCCGCTCCATGTGCCCGTCCGCCACGGGGGCGGTGCCCACA harbors:
- a CDS encoding IclR family transcriptional regulator translates to MSQTVDRALSILPLLAQGPADLGQVADRLGVHKSTALRLLRTLHEHGLVFRQQDQRYRLGARLFALAQEAVENLDIREIAHPHLAALNEQTGHTVHLAVHEENEVLYIDKVESRYPVRMYSRIGKPVAITVAAVAKLLLADLPEPELRALAARLDYPMYTPRSTPNAAAFLKELATVREQGWATDLGGHEESINCVAAPVHGPDGRVVAAMSVSAPNVIVTAEELLTLLPLVRRTADAISRDYSGKDQA
- a CDS encoding chitinase, whose protein sequence is MDRTTTRARRWIGGALALAVGSGLVLVGGAGTAQAADVNVAKNAGFESGTANWTCSAGSGTAVSSPVRTGAGALKATPAGQDNARCTQVVTVKPNSTYTLSAWVQGGYAYLGASGTGTTDVSTWTPDSSSWKQLTTSFTTGANTTSVTVYTHGWYGQAPIYVDDVSVFGPDGGGGTDPDPVVPATPAGLAAGTVTSSSVALSWNAVSGATGYKVYRNGTLAQSVSGTSATVTGLAAGTTYQFQVSATNTAGESAKSATVSATTSEVTDPGPGPAVPKHALTGYWQNFDNGATVQKLRDVQAQYDIIAVSFADSTATPGQIVFNLDPAVGYASVADFKADIAAKKAAGKSVIISVGGEKGNVTINSDASATAFANSAYALMQEYGFNGVDIDLEHGINSTYLTKALRQLSAKAGSSMVLTMAPQTIDMQNTGTEYFKTALAVKDILTVVNMQYYNSGSMLGCDGKVYSQGSVDFLTALACIQLQGGLDASQVGLGVPASTRGAGSGYVDPSIVRNALDCLARGTNCGSFKPSQTWPGLRGAMTWSTNWDATAGNAWSNAVGPHVHNLP
- the cpaB gene encoding Flp pilus assembly protein CpaB translates to MNSRQRRGVLLLLLSVLCALGAFAGVLSVIGDVNSKVGPEVTAYRIRSDVAPYTPLSAGQFQKISMPERWLSANAVTDLAQVEGKIAVTTLRAGSLLQTDMIVKRPALQPGQQEIAIMIDAATGVAGKITPGATVNIYATFAGEKNGRPAQSKVIVSNARVLDVGKLTPISDRNDRSSRATEAVPITFALSTLDTQRVAYAESFAEHVRLALVAPVAPGSEPTVSPGDRTYTLDKDK
- a CDS encoding alanine racemase; translated protein: MPAAAHKATAQLADERVDHRFKALPPDAEGLTVGELAAQRRNLFTGGFTTPVLALSAESVEHNLRLLETYAERHGLAFAPHGKTCMAPQLFDRQLEYGAWGITAAVPHQARVYRAHGIARIFLANELVDATALRWLASELDTDPDFRFVCYVDSVRGVELMDAALTEAGARRPVDVVVELGAGEGARTGARTEADCTAVADAVAATTTLRLVGVAGYEAPVPRADPERVRAWVHRLVSLAADFDKAGRFSPGIEEIIVSAGGSEWFDVVADVFAEIPELSLPVLKLLRSGAYVSHDDGQYRNLTPFNRVPEEGALHPAFRLWAQVVSRPAPEQAFTNAGKRDAAYDLHLPEAQVVRSARDGQVRPATGITVTALSDQHGWLETTPEAEIEVGDWLGMGLSHPCTSFDKWQLIPLVEADGTVVDYIRTFF
- a CDS encoding N-acyl-D-amino-acid deacylase family protein, giving the protein MDLVFRDAEVVDGSGGDSYRADVAVDGGRIAAIVKEGAAAGCQRPTARRTVDAEGLVLSPGFIDMHAHSDLALLRDPDHSAKAAQGVTLEVLGQDGLSYAPVDDRTLAEVRRAITGWNGDGSDVDVDWRTVGEYLDRLDRGVAVNAAYLIPQGTVRMYAVGWDDRPATRTELDRMRQLVAEGMEQGAVGMSSGLTYTPGMYAPDTELTELCRVVARYGGYYCPHHRSYGAGALQAYEEMVALTREAGCALHLAHATMNFDVNEGKAPDLLALLDEALEGGSDISLDTYPYTAGCTTLVALLPSWASEGGPEAILSRLADDATAERVRHHLEVVGSDGCHGVPVAWDTIEVSGVSDPGLADAVGRRLDGWATARRLLLADRLGSTILQHVGHEDNVRAIMRHRVHTGGSDGILQGLKPHPRAYGTFPRYLGTYVREEGVLSLEECVAHLTSRPAARLRLPDRGLIREGYRADLVLFDPTTVAAGSTYAAPRTPPVGIPHVLIDGRFVIEDGKRTATLAGRSVRRA
- a CDS encoding sugar kinase, with product MTGNPPVDASPVDVVCLGESMVTFLPSRPGRLADVPSFTRAIGGAESNVACALAAAGHRVKWVGRVGADGFGDHLVEAIGAYGVDVSAVARDAGRPTGVYFRTATDRAAEEHEVVYFRAGSAASAMSPATVPYESVAEGRILHLSGITAALSDDCLALMRELTASRPDRRRPLVSFDVNFRAGLWREGGAEGARVLLELARGADLVFVGEDEAEEAWGVAGPEAVREALPEPPVVVVKRGARGAVVFERRAGSFPARPLPEPGAPPPDPRTSISPYALRRGGTPSGAGYDTVTDVPAPRVDVVAPVGAGDAFAAGFLSGTLRGLDVTARVRHGHLMAAAALTVPGDLATPPPTPVHADRLVALDDEGWGRLHLGPGWTRTGQDQEVRTS
- a CDS encoding RidA family protein; its protein translation is MTEKIALTPATHTTPPAKFSHGVRKGDILQVAGQVGFLPAVEDRPPTPAGPTLREQTLQTFANVKAILEEGGASWDDVMMMRVYLTDVDHFAEMNEIYDAYFEEQGLKAPAAARTTVYVGLPKGLLIEIDALAVLG
- a CDS encoding serine/threonine-protein kinase, giving the protein MSSSAILSRVGTLIGTYEIEHKLGEGGMGTVYLARSRGGRAVAVKVARPELAADPAFRARFRAEVEAARTVGGFHTAQVVDADPEADAPWLATAYIPGPTLAGLVATEGPLPERRLRGLGAALAEALEAIHACGLVHRDLKPGNIVMAADGPRVLDFGIARALESTRLTATGAAFGTPGYLAPEQALGEEVTGAADVFALGAVLVAAAGGRPFGGGTPMGLMYRTVHEDPDLSSVPAGPLRELVAACLAKNPEDRPTPGRILDALASEAAEPADAPAPDAPAPDAPAPARTPTLIAAPRVPADVRDAVPAPVHDAPLPPMPVEPPPPVPALIAADGECGVVVGAEGITFELFGEEADFDWSEIGSVAYEAGRLGRRLHVRITLYDGSVYACDVNGRAARVREWIEQLEHVLERCMPR
- a CDS encoding M14 family metallopeptidase; the encoded protein is MRLRIRGRRSAALAVLLALAVATPFAVDATPAGADPAPAAAAEEVIRQYEVAGPSTVAARTALAATGVSLDEVDARSVVVSANAEQLRKVKALGYKVTALPAPPDRSGAGTTVGPLDFPSADSRYHNFAEMNAEIDQRLAQYPGIMNKRVIGKTYQGRDIVAIKISDNVGTDEAEPEVLFTHHQHAREHLTVEMALYLLRELGAGYGSDSRVTNLVNSREIWIVPDLNPDGGEYDIASGSYRSWRKNRQPNSGSSYIGTDMNRNWDYKWGCCGGSSGSFSSSTYRGAAPESAPEVKVVADFVRSRVVGGKQQIKAAIDFHTYSELVLWPFGYTTANTTTGMTQDDRDAFATVGQKMAASNGYTPEQSSDLYITDGSIDDYLWGAHKIFGYTFEMYPTSSWNGGFYPPDEVIERETSRNRDAVLQLLENADCMYRSIGKGSQYCTA